The Pseudomonadota bacterium region TGCAGGAAATTCAATTCCATGGAGACATATAACAGATCAGCATGTTAATGCGCATATTGCAGCTGGTCATGATGCTCCTCAAAAAGCGAGAATTGTTCACTTGGCAGCTCTTGGATTGCCTGCGAGTCCAGATAATATAAATGCTTTAACGGCGTTACGAGTTAATCATGGAGCAGGTGATACAGATTGGAACTATATTACAGCAGATCATGTTACTGCATATGTTACAGGAGCAAATGCTGACCGAAGAGCAGAAGTTGTCCATTTAGCAGCTCTTAACCTGCCTGCCAGCGCTCAGAATAAAACAGCAATGGAAGCTCTGAGAACTGATAATACTGGTAATCAAGTTCCATGGGCCCGTATTACTGCAGAGCATGTAAATAAATATGTTCTCGCTGAAAACGCGAGTCGGAAAGAAGAAATTGTTCACTTAGCAGCTCAGCATTTACCTGCAAATGATGATAATATTTCAGCAATGAAAGCTTTTAGATCTATTCAGGATGAGGGAAGAATTATTTCCGCTCCTTGGGATGATATAACACGTGCAAGAATTGAAGCATGGGTAAATGAGGGTAATAACGATCGTAAAAAAACTATCGCCTATTTAGCTGTTATTGATTGGAATGCTGAATTCACTGGGAATGGAAGTGGAGATGCAGTTTTGGCTTTAAAAAATGTTGGCACGTCTTATGCAAATATGACTGATGTTCGTTTGCAAGCTTGGATTGATGAAGGTGATGCACAGGTAAAAGAACGCATTGCTCATCTTGCTGCTCTTAATTTAGATTCAAATGCAAGACATTTGGGTGCTATGAGAGCACTAAAAACAGATCATGCAGGTGCCCAAATAGATTGGAATTATATTACAAGAGATCATATTACAGCTTATGCTGCAGAAGCAGACGCAGACAGATTAGAAGAAATTGTTCATTTAGCAGCGCTTAATCTCCCTGCTGATGCTAATAATAGGGCGGCGATGGAAGCATTGAGAACAGATAATGCCGGGAACCCAATTGGTTGGGATCATATAACAGCAGATCATGTAAATGCCTATATTGCCGAAGCAGATGTAAATCGGAGAGCAGAAATTGTTCATCTAGCAGCTCTTCATTTAGCTGCAGACGCAAATACCATTCCTGCTATGACAGCCTTGAGAACAGATAATGCACATAATGCAATAGATTGGGATCATATTACAGCAGCTCATGTTAATGCTTATTTTGTTGCAATAGATGTAAATCGGAAAGCAGAAATTGTTCATTTAGCAGCTCTTAATTTGCCTGCAAATCCTGATAACATCAGAGCTATGGAAGCTTTAAGGACTAAAGGTACCAAAGCAGAGAAGAGGTTTCCTAATATTGATGCTACACGTATTGCAGATTGGATTGTGGCTAATCCAGCAAGGTAAGTAACTTTTGAGATAGAAAAGTTGTAATTGAAATTATGAGTAAATAGGAAATGGTTAAATAAAGGTGTTTAAATGATCATAAAAAAAATTAAATTCGCAACGTTCGTTCTTTCCGGGTTGCTCCTTACAAATGTTTTATATGGAGCAGCAGAATCATCTACATATCAATCAGGAACTTATACTGGGTTACTTTTTGGGTATAGTGGGATGAATTCTACTGTTAAAGAAGGTAATTATATTCCAGGAAATACAAATGGAAGTGGTAAAAGTACCAAACTTGATTCTGGCATTGTTGGAGAAGCTCTCTTAGGATATCGTCATTTCTTTGAAGGACAAACTCTTTTAGGTTTTGAGCTCGGTTTCTCTTTAGATAATAATGAAGTAACTCAAATTACAAATATTAATAGCAATGGGTATACATCCAGCACAAAATATAAGGCCCCCTTTAAGTTTACACCAGCTTTTGTTTTTGGAAAGCAACTAACACATGATTTCCTTGGATTTATAAAGCTTGGTATGAGTATAAGCCAATTTAAAGGAACGCACTTTTTAAAACGTAATGGAAATACATCCGATCTTGAAAATTTCAAAACGACACGTAATGGATTTATGTGTGCGGTTGGAGGCGAGTATGCGTTGAATGAAAGATTTTCAACATTGGGAATTCTTTCATATGAGAGCTTTGCAAAAATTCACAATACATATGAAGATCCGAGTGGGGGTGCCGTCATTGGATCAAATAATATTGCAGCCTTAAAACCTGAATATATTACTGCAAAAGTTGGTGTTGTTTATCGTTTCTAATATATGACGCCTTATATTCAAAGAAAGACAGGTTTTATAGCCTGTCTTTTTTTATGCATAGACTTGAATCAATCGTCTGAGCATCATATCTGATTCTTGAAGAGATCCTCTTTTTGCTTCAATCTCAAGCGTTTTAAGAAGATTAAGAACATGAAAGAGCTCTTTGGTTGTCCATTTCCTCAAAGCTTCTTCATAAAGGGCTTTATCTTTTAGAGCTAAATGAGGAAATTTTAAAATCCCTGAAGTTCCAGAAAAGTTGGGGCGAATTTCAAGCAATCTTAGGATATGAAAATTTAATAATCTTAAAAAAGAAATAATTGAAAGTTGAGGCATTCCTTCTATTAAATCTTTTCTTTTAAGTAGAAAAGATTCAAGACAATGGGCTTCTGTGGAAAGCGTCTTATTCATAAAAGTAAGATGATCAGAGAGTTTTAAAGATGTTGGTTTCTCAAAGTACAAACAAAAAGGAACCAATTCAGATTTTATAAGATGTGTCTTTTCTTGATAATGATGTACGAGATGCCTTAAAAGAGCGGGCTCTGGCGTATGACCATAGCGTATTAAAAGAGCTTTAATATCCGCTTCGATTTGGGAGGTTGTTGGTGCATAAAGAGCAATAAATCCAATATCTTTAGAAGTCTCACAGAATTTTCTAAGGGAGGACGTTGCTTTGAGATATCCGGCCGTCATAATAAAAAAAGGGCAATTTGGAAGATGCTCTAAAAAAGTTTCCAAAGAGTTTAAAGATGCTTCAGTGAGCTTTTCGATAATAAGAAGAGGAGGAGGACCAAAAAGAGGAGGAGAGCTCAAGATTTCAAGAAGTCGATTAGGGTCTGTCTTAAGAAGCGTTGCCGGCAGCCTTGAAATCGAACGATCCTGATTTTTATTATAGACGCTTTCAAGAAGGGTTGAGAGAGAGGCATCTAATACTTCTTCTTCAAAGCTTGAGAGGAGAACAGCTTTTAGAGAGGGAGGAGGATCTTTGTAAAGAGCATTCAAGTAAAGCTTCAAAGGATGTGTCCTTTAGCTCTTAAGAAGTCTCAACATATGTCCATGGACCTGAGGTGGGGCTGCAACATAACTTGTATCATAAGGTGTTGACGCTTTGCCATCGATGGTTGTCGTGTATCCGCCGGCTTCTTTAACGAGAAGAATTCCTGCGGCAGCATCCCAGGGTTTAATGCCATGTTCCCAATACCCATCAAACCGTCCAGCCGCAACATAAGCAAAATCTAAAGCAGCTGCGCCCAATCTGCGAATGCCGGAAGTTTCGCTGAGGAAAGGAACAAGCTCTGAGACAAAAAGCTCCTTATTCCCATGACCTTTAAAAGGCGTTCCCGTAGCCATGAGGCACTCTGAGAGATCTTTTCTTTCAGAAACCCGAATTCTACGATCATTCATAAACGTGCCCATGCCTTTTTCTGCCCAAAAAAGCTCGTCTTTAATGGGATCATAAACAACGGCAGCAACAATCTCATTTTCTTTTTCAAGACCAATGGAAATTGCAAAGTGCGGAATGCTATGAAGAAAGTTTGTTGTTCCATCCAAAGGATCAATGATCCAACGTTGACTTGCATCCTCTCCAACAATTTCTTCTCCTTCTTCAGTTAAGAAGCCTATGGTAGGACGGGCTTTTTTAAGTTCTTCTCGGAGAGTTCGATCGGATCTTAAATCTGCATTCGACACAAAATCAGCCGGACCTTTTTTAGAAATCTGAAGGTTTCCGATTTCACCAAAATCTCGCACAAGACCTCGTGCAGCTTTTAAAGCGGCTTGGATCATAACATTTACGGTGGCTGATTTGGCTTGACCGCGGCCTCCTAACAGATCTCTCATGGACTTTCTTTCATTTAAATAAGGTTATGATTTATTTTGCGCGCTCGACGTAAGTGCCATCTTCCGTGTTAACGACAACCTTTGTGCCAGACTCAATGTGGGGAGGAACCAAAATACGAATACCATTTTCAAGAAGAGCGGGTTTATAAGACGATGTTGCCGTTTGTCCTTTAACAACGGGATCTGCTTCCACAATTTCCATAACAACCGTATCGGGAAGTTTGAGGCTAATGATTTCACCTTCATAGGAAGAGAGTGTTACAATCATCCCTTCTTTGAGATAAGGTGCAACGTCTTCAGGAACGATATCGCCCCCCAAAGAAAGCTGTTCATAATTTTGAGTATCCATAAAAGCGTAGTTTTCACCATCTTTATAAAGAAATTGAGCTTCCCTTTCATCTAAATGAACGCGTTCAACGTCTTCACTGGATCTGAAGCGTTCGTTTAATTTTGTTCCTGTACGAATATCTTTAAGTTCGACTTGTAAGTAAGCTCCGCCTTTTCCAGGTTGGGTATGTTGGATTTTAACAGCGACCCAAAGTCGGTTTTGATGTTGGATCAAGAATCCTGGACGAATAGCATTTCCGTTGATTTTCATATAAATTTTTCCTTTATGTTAATTTCTATAAATTCAGTATCATAAATTTAAGTGCCTTGATAGATTTTAATCATTTTTGAAAGCATCTCGAGGGCCTCTTCTTCGGGGCGTTTAAAACAATTGCGTCCAATGATGGATCCTGTTCCTCCGCCTTCATAAATTGCTTTTGTTTCTTCTAAAACATCCGAGACGGAGTGTGTTTCACCGCCTGAAAACACAACCAATCGGCGTCCATCAAAACACGATTGAACGACATGTTTAACACGTTCCTGAAGGGTTTTAGCTGGAACATATTTTTCATAAAGAGGAAACGAAGCATCGTTTTCAAGAAAGGCCGTCGGGAGTTTAACTTTAATAATATGGGCGCCTAAAAGAGCAGCCATATGCGCACCATAAGAAATAACATTGAGGGATTGCTCTCCTTCCTTTGAAACGTGCCCCCTTGGATAGGACCAAACAACAACGGCAAGACCAGCGGCTTTTGCTTCTTGAGTCAAATGCTGAAGTTTCTCAAACATTTCATAAGTATGGTTGGATCCAGGATAAATTGTGTAGCCAATGGCAGCGCACCCCAAGCGAAGAGCGTCTTCAACAGATCCTGTAATGGCCTGGTTTGAATCTTCTTTTGAGGGAACAAGGCTTGTGCCACTATTGACTTTTAAAATCAGAGGAATGAGCCCTGCGTATGTGCTTGCCAGACTTTCAATAAATCCCAAGGGGGCAGCAAATCCGGAGAGACCCGCTTTTAAAGCTAAAGAAATGTGATAGTGTGGATCGTAAGCTGAAGGATTCATGGAAAAGGAGCGTCCAGGTCCATGTTCAAATCCTTGGTCAATCGGATAGATAATGAGATGACCCGTCCCAGAAAGTTTTCCTTGCATCAAGAGACGCACAAGTTGTGCTTTTGTCCCAGGACAATCACTTTCATAAAAACTTAGAA contains the following coding sequences:
- a CDS encoding inositol monophosphatase — translated: MRDLLGGRGQAKSATVNVMIQAALKAARGLVRDFGEIGNLQISKKGPADFVSNADLRSDRTLREELKKARPTIGFLTEEGEEIVGEDASQRWIIDPLDGTTNFLHSIPHFAISIGLEKENEIVAAVVYDPIKDELFWAEKGMGTFMNDRRIRVSERKDLSECLMATGTPFKGHGNKELFVSELVPFLSETSGIRRLGAAALDFAYVAAGRFDGYWEHGIKPWDAAAGILLVKEAGGYTTTIDGKASTPYDTSYVAAPPQVHGHMLRLLKS
- the efp gene encoding elongation factor P, producing MKINGNAIRPGFLIQHQNRLWVAVKIQHTQPGKGGAYLQVELKDIRTGTKLNERFRSSEDVERVHLDEREAQFLYKDGENYAFMDTQNYEQLSLGGDIVPEDVAPYLKEGMIVTLSSYEGEIISLKLPDTVVMEIVEADPVVKGQTATSSYKPALLENGIRILVPPHIESGTKVVVNTEDGTYVERAK
- a CDS encoding class I fructose-bisphosphate aldolase, whose amino-acid sequence is MGMPQQIQKILSFYESDCPGTKAQLVRLLMQGKLSGTGHLIIYPIDQGFEHGPGRSFSMNPSAYDPHYHISLALKAGLSGFAAPLGFIESLASTYAGLIPLILKVNSGTSLVPSKEDSNQAITGSVEDALRLGCAAIGYTIYPGSNHTYEMFEKLQHLTQEAKAAGLAVVVWSYPRGHVSKEGEQSLNVISYGAHMAALLGAHIIKVKLPTAFLENDASFPLYEKYVPAKTLQERVKHVVQSCFDGRRLVVFSGGETHSVSDVLEETKAIYEGGGTGSIIGRNCFKRPEEEALEMLSKMIKIYQGT